One segment of Sinorhizobium sp. BG8 DNA contains the following:
- a CDS encoding DUF1003 domain-containing protein gives MANDSSAATRTRTGCCAVCGRTFPLGRLYRAQHLRPRLNEAIARETSGWNDSSLICSEDLTRFRRIYVERLLEEERGELSALDKEVLESFERGQSTVLGTATPFEERSTLGQRLADRVASFGGSWTFIILFVSVLVSWMAINVTGILSNNFDPYPFILLNLVLSCVAALQAPVIMMSQKRQEEKDRQRAENDYMVNLRAELEIRQLHEKIDHQMAHQWERLAELQQIQIELLEQRGKH, from the coding sequence ATGGCAAACGATTCTTCAGCCGCCACCAGAACGCGGACCGGATGCTGCGCCGTTTGCGGGAGGACCTTTCCGCTCGGCCGGCTCTATCGGGCGCAGCATCTTCGGCCGAGGTTGAACGAGGCGATCGCCCGGGAGACTTCGGGCTGGAACGACAGCAGTCTCATCTGCAGCGAAGACCTGACGCGGTTTCGTCGCATCTACGTCGAAAGACTGCTGGAGGAGGAACGGGGCGAGCTCTCCGCGCTGGACAAGGAAGTGCTGGAGAGTTTCGAGAGGGGGCAATCCACGGTGCTCGGCACGGCGACCCCTTTCGAGGAGAGGTCAACGCTCGGTCAGCGGCTTGCCGATCGTGTCGCCTCCTTCGGTGGCTCCTGGACGTTCATCATCCTCTTTGTTTCGGTGCTCGTTTCCTGGATGGCGATCAACGTCACCGGGATTCTCTCCAACAACTTCGATCCCTATCCCTTCATTCTGCTCAACCTGGTTCTCTCCTGCGTCGCTGCCCTTCAGGCGCCGGTGATCATGATGAGCCAGAAGCGGCAGGAGGAGAAAGACAGGCAGCGCGCAGAGAACGACTACATGGTGAATCTGCGCGCCGAGCTGGAAATCCGCCAGCTGCACGAGAAAATCGACCACCAGATGGCCCATCAATGGGAGAGGCTGGCAGAACTCCAGCAAATTCAGATCGAACTGCTCGAACAGCGCGGCAAGCACTGA
- a CDS encoding transcriptional regulator NanR yields MVMQSEPIVRRKLSDEVFERLKRLIETGELRPGDEMPSERTLMERFQVGRPAIREAMQALSNMGLLEISHGERAKVLKPTAQSLFRQMDVAAKIMLSASSDSLEHLKNARIFFERGMVREAAVRAKPADIARLEETLARQKSLLGDSDAFIGADMEFHTCIARISGNPIYTAVSEAMLGWLKAYHTEMLIWTGRENFTLSEHEEIIDCIRSGDPEAAERAMIKHLERSRALYTLKTKADG; encoded by the coding sequence ATGGTCATGCAATCCGAACCGATCGTTCGCAGAAAATTGTCAGACGAGGTTTTCGAGCGCCTTAAACGGTTGATCGAGACAGGAGAATTGCGCCCGGGCGACGAAATGCCCTCCGAGCGCACCCTCATGGAGCGTTTCCAGGTCGGCCGACCAGCCATACGCGAGGCCATGCAGGCGCTGTCCAACATGGGTCTTCTGGAAATATCGCACGGCGAGCGCGCCAAGGTGCTCAAGCCCACCGCCCAGTCGCTGTTCCGCCAGATGGATGTCGCCGCCAAGATCATGCTGTCGGCCTCATCCGATTCGCTCGAGCATCTGAAGAATGCCCGTATCTTCTTCGAGCGAGGCATGGTGCGAGAGGCGGCGGTGCGGGCCAAGCCGGCCGACATCGCCAGGCTGGAGGAAACGCTTGCGCGGCAGAAATCCCTGCTCGGCGATTCCGACGCCTTCATCGGCGCCGATATGGAATTCCACACCTGCATCGCGCGCATCTCCGGCAATCCGATCTATACCGCTGTCAGCGAGGCCATGCTCGGCTGGCTCAAGGCCTATCATACCGAGATGCTCATCTGGACGGGACGCGAGAACTTCACGCTTTCGGAACATGAAGAAATCATCGACTGTATTCGCTCGGGCGACCCTGAGGCGGCGGAACGGGCCATGATCAAGCACCTCGAACGCTCCCGCGCGCTCTACACCCTGAAGACCAAGGCCGACGGTTGA
- the oiaX gene encoding 3-oxo-isoapionate-4-phosphate decarboxylase OiaX encodes MIRLTYRIETPGNVEAMAAKIASDQSTGTFVAVPGETEELKARVAARVVAIRHLPPTDRPSFPDEGGGATVFNRGEADIDFPLDAVGTDLSALMTIAVGGVYSIKGMTGIRVVDMKLPPEFAAAHPGPQFGVPGTRRLTGVEGRPVIGTIVKPALGLRPHETAELVGDLLTSGVDFIKDDEKLMSPAYSPLEERVAAIMPRILDHEQKTGKKVMYAFGISHADPDQMMRNHDIVLKAGGNAGVVNINSIGMGGVSFLRKRSGIALHAHRNGWDILTRHPSLGMEFSVWQQIWRLLGVDQFQINGIRVKYWEPDESFVKSFEAVSTPLFSPADCPMPVVGSGQWGGQAPDTYRRTGQSTDLLYLCGGGIVSHPGGAGAGVRAVRQAWEAAVAGIDLETYAKDHPELAQSLEKFADGKGA; translated from the coding sequence GTGATACGTCTGACCTACCGAATTGAAACGCCCGGCAACGTCGAAGCCATGGCGGCAAAGATCGCAAGCGACCAGTCGACAGGCACCTTTGTTGCCGTGCCTGGCGAAACGGAAGAGTTGAAGGCGCGGGTCGCCGCGCGGGTGGTGGCGATCCGCCATCTTCCGCCGACCGATCGGCCGTCCTTTCCGGACGAGGGCGGCGGCGCCACCGTCTTCAACCGCGGCGAAGCCGATATCGACTTTCCGCTCGACGCGGTCGGAACCGATCTTTCCGCGCTGATGACCATCGCCGTCGGCGGTGTCTATTCGATCAAGGGCATGACGGGCATCCGCGTCGTGGACATGAAACTGCCGCCGGAATTCGCCGCCGCCCATCCGGGACCGCAGTTCGGCGTGCCTGGAACCCGTCGCCTGACCGGCGTCGAGGGCCGCCCCGTGATCGGAACCATCGTGAAGCCGGCGCTCGGGCTGAGGCCGCATGAGACGGCGGAACTGGTCGGTGATCTCCTCACCTCAGGCGTCGACTTCATCAAGGACGACGAAAAGCTGATGAGCCCCGCCTATTCTCCGCTCGAGGAGAGGGTGGCCGCGATCATGCCACGGATCCTCGACCACGAGCAGAAGACCGGCAAGAAGGTGATGTACGCCTTCGGAATCTCCCACGCCGATCCCGACCAGATGATGCGCAACCACGATATCGTGCTGAAGGCGGGCGGCAACGCCGGCGTGGTCAACATCAATTCGATCGGCATGGGTGGTGTTTCCTTCCTGCGCAAGCGCTCCGGCATCGCGCTTCACGCCCACCGCAACGGCTGGGACATCCTGACCCGGCATCCTTCTCTCGGCATGGAGTTCTCGGTCTGGCAGCAGATCTGGCGGCTTCTCGGCGTCGACCAGTTCCAGATCAACGGCATCAGGGTGAAATACTGGGAACCCGACGAGAGCTTCGTGAAATCCTTCGAGGCGGTCAGCACGCCGCTGTTTTCGCCCGCCGATTGTCCGATGCCAGTGGTCGGGTCCGGCCAGTGGGGCGGCCAGGCGCCGGATACCTACAGGCGCACCGGCCAATCGACGGACCTGCTCTATCTCTGCGGCGGCGGTATCGTCAGCCATCCGGGTGGAGCGGGTGCCGGCGTTCGCGCCGTTCGGCAGGCCTGGGAGGCCGCGGTCGCAGGCATCGATCTCGAGACCTATGCGAAGGACCATCCGGAACTTGCGCAGTCGCTCGAAAAATTCGCCGACGGCAAGGGCGCCTGA
- a CDS encoding four-carbon acid sugar kinase family protein, with product MQTALLSYYGDDFTGSTDVMEALASQGVDTVLFLKVPDPEFSARFSDYRAIGLAGTSRSQSPAWMDENLTPAFEWLKSLNAAIAHYKVCSTFDSSPAIGNIGRAIEIGRRVFGDATVPLIVGAPQIRRYTAFGNLFAAYQGETFRIDRHPVMSRHPVTPMDEADIRLHLSRQTALSGSLVDLVQLRAADADGIVDRAYGAGGELVLLDVADAETQRAAGAQLWRKRRDGGQFVCGSSGVEYALVPEWQRLGLVGEAPTFEHPGAVDRIAVVSGSVSPTTERQIRHAIDNGFEGVALDPLAISADDAEAAVTKAVQDGLKSLAAGKSVILYTALGPSADKGAAISFEDGSRHRLGQNLGRILRALVCEAGLRRAVIAGGDTSSHALAELGISALTLRLPLPQTPGSPLCTAHGGDARIDGMEVALKGGQVGHDDYFSMIRAGGPKPL from the coding sequence ATGCAGACAGCACTACTCAGCTACTACGGTGACGATTTCACCGGCTCAACCGACGTCATGGAGGCGCTGGCCTCGCAGGGCGTTGACACCGTTCTTTTCCTGAAGGTTCCCGACCCGGAGTTCAGTGCACGCTTCTCGGACTACCGCGCCATCGGTCTTGCCGGCACCAGCCGGAGCCAGTCTCCCGCCTGGATGGACGAGAACCTGACGCCGGCCTTCGAATGGCTGAAGTCGCTCAACGCGGCGATAGCGCACTACAAGGTCTGCTCGACCTTCGATTCGAGCCCCGCGATCGGCAACATCGGCAGGGCGATCGAAATCGGCCGCCGTGTGTTCGGGGACGCCACCGTGCCGCTCATCGTCGGCGCGCCGCAGATCCGCCGCTACACTGCATTCGGCAACCTTTTCGCTGCATACCAGGGTGAAACTTTCCGCATCGACCGGCACCCGGTGATGAGCCGGCATCCCGTGACGCCGATGGACGAGGCGGATATCCGTCTCCACCTCTCCCGGCAGACCGCGCTTTCGGGCAGCCTCGTCGACCTCGTCCAGTTGCGTGCGGCAGACGCCGACGGGATCGTCGATCGCGCCTATGGCGCCGGCGGCGAACTCGTCCTGCTTGATGTTGCCGATGCCGAGACGCAGCGTGCGGCAGGCGCTCAGCTCTGGCGCAAGCGTCGGGACGGCGGGCAGTTCGTCTGCGGTTCCTCGGGCGTCGAATATGCGCTGGTTCCCGAGTGGCAGCGCCTCGGTCTCGTCGGAGAGGCCCCGACATTCGAGCATCCGGGCGCGGTTGATCGGATCGCCGTCGTTTCCGGTAGCGTTTCACCCACCACCGAGCGCCAGATCCGCCACGCGATCGACAACGGCTTCGAGGGCGTCGCGCTCGATCCGCTGGCAATCTCGGCGGACGATGCAGAGGCCGCCGTCACCAAGGCCGTCCAAGACGGTTTGAAGTCGCTCGCCGCTGGAAAAAGCGTCATCCTCTACACCGCGCTCGGCCCCTCCGCGGACAAGGGCGCCGCGATCTCATTCGAGGATGGCTCAAGGCATCGCCTCGGCCAGAACCTCGGCCGGATCCTTCGGGCGCTCGTCTGCGAGGCAGGGCTGCGCCGTGCCGTGATCGCCGGCGGAGACACCTCGAGCCACGCACTGGCGGAACTCGGGATCTCGGCACTGACGCTGCGCCTTCCGCTGCCCCAGACGCCCGGATCGCCGCTCTGCACCGCGCATGGCGGAGATGCCAGGATCGACGGCATGGAGGTAGCGCTGAAGGGCGGTCAGGTTGGTCACGACGACTACTTCTCCATGATCCGTGCAGGTGGACCCAAGCCGCTCTGA
- a CDS encoding L,D-transpeptidase: MLIAGLGAVAAQTQIFDSKTRKWVDYDKKKARQYFARNKQLPEAFRRQVVRFRTAEPPGTIIIDGNQHFLYLVQPGGQAIRYGIGVGREGFGWAGIVRVGRTAEWPTWTPPAEMVARDANAAKWAAGMPGGPDNPLGARALYLYEGDNDTIYRIHGTVEPWTIGLDVSSGCIRMNNDDIIDLHSRVKIGAKVIVLMQGAALYKGV, from the coding sequence ATGCTGATCGCGGGCCTGGGAGCCGTGGCAGCGCAAACGCAGATCTTCGATTCCAAGACCCGCAAATGGGTCGACTACGACAAGAAGAAGGCGCGGCAGTACTTTGCCCGCAACAAGCAATTGCCGGAAGCGTTTCGCAGGCAGGTCGTGCGGTTCCGCACCGCCGAGCCGCCGGGCACCATCATCATCGACGGCAACCAGCACTTTCTCTATCTGGTTCAGCCCGGCGGGCAGGCGATACGCTACGGCATCGGCGTCGGACGGGAAGGATTTGGCTGGGCCGGCATCGTCAGGGTAGGCAGAACCGCGGAATGGCCGACATGGACTCCGCCCGCCGAGATGGTCGCCCGCGACGCGAATGCGGCAAAATGGGCGGCCGGCATGCCTGGCGGCCCCGACAATCCGCTGGGAGCCCGCGCTCTCTACCTCTACGAGGGAGACAACGACACGATTTACCGCATCCACGGCACCGTGGAGCCTTGGACCATCGGCCTGGACGTTTCTTCGGGCTGCATACGCATGAACAACGACGACATCATCGACCTGCACTCCCGCGTGAAGATTGGAGCCAAGGTCATCGTGCTGATGCAGGGGGCCGCCCTTTACAAGGGCGTATGA
- a CDS encoding glycine betaine ABC transporter substrate-binding protein, with protein MALATAVAFAGTLPAMGADLVIAMPNWPSGQATANILKLAIAKEFALNADVKEMGTLTAFNGLESGAVDVHPEVWRPNFDDVIQKFVVQKRAVVLSDHSVTAWQGICATPDAAETYGIRSVADLSNPAKTKALDTDGDGRGEMWIGAQTWSSTGIERVRANSYGYANNLTLVEAEEEVAMAAIDAAVATGRPMVFYCYAPHHVFELHKIVRLTETPYDPAKWKIVPASDPLWITKSSAPVAWGPANFHIAYASAFKTKHPDIAKFLEAVDLTPEEVTQMSYALEVERQSPPDYARKWVEDNAARIDGWAKQ; from the coding sequence ATGGCGCTCGCCACGGCGGTCGCTTTCGCCGGTACGCTTCCCGCCATGGGTGCGGATCTCGTCATCGCCATGCCAAACTGGCCATCCGGTCAGGCCACGGCAAACATCCTGAAACTCGCTATCGCCAAGGAGTTCGCCCTCAACGCGGACGTCAAGGAGATGGGCACGCTCACCGCCTTCAACGGACTCGAGTCCGGCGCCGTGGACGTCCACCCAGAGGTGTGGCGGCCTAACTTCGACGACGTGATCCAGAAATTCGTCGTGCAGAAGCGCGCCGTCGTGCTCAGCGACCACAGCGTAACCGCCTGGCAGGGGATCTGCGCGACACCGGACGCAGCTGAAACCTACGGGATAAGAAGCGTCGCCGATCTCAGCAACCCCGCGAAGACGAAGGCGCTCGACACGGATGGGGACGGACGCGGCGAGATGTGGATCGGCGCGCAGACGTGGTCCTCGACCGGGATCGAACGGGTGCGCGCCAACAGCTACGGATACGCCAACAACCTGACGCTCGTGGAAGCTGAGGAAGAGGTCGCCATGGCGGCCATAGACGCGGCGGTCGCCACCGGCCGGCCGATGGTGTTCTACTGCTATGCTCCCCACCATGTCTTCGAACTGCACAAGATCGTCCGGCTGACCGAGACGCCCTATGACCCGGCGAAGTGGAAGATCGTTCCCGCCAGTGATCCGCTCTGGATCACCAAGTCGAGCGCTCCGGTCGCCTGGGGACCGGCAAATTTCCACATTGCCTATGCCTCCGCCTTCAAAACGAAGCACCCCGACATCGCCAAGTTCCTTGAGGCGGTCGACCTGACGCCCGAGGAGGTCACGCAGATGAGCTACGCCCTCGAGGTCGAGCGCCAGTCACCTCCCGACTATGCCAGGAAATGGGTCGAGGATAACGCAGCTCGCATCGACGGATGGGCAAAGCAATGA